From a region of the Vanrija pseudolonga chromosome 2, complete sequence genome:
- the DCTN4 gene encoding Dynactin subunit 4: MAQPILYHCAHLETPRAPLPAGYVSSFADFAPLDRLYFCEECDAVRCEGCVSVEVASYFCPNCLFDVPGSNVRGDKNRREIGWLFDKPSALASQLPKVYTQPEEVQSEFDALKDHLDKFVQQSAPPTRAQAHKRTPSRHIAQLTQAAQRALRRDVPGLTRHRARVPGKDEKIEKAGWDELAPYTAKGSWRQDGLERGTQDVDDMMSIEGEEVATLDKRWASSRQPAIMSSETVPQRIRLQTKLNKRCPHPTCRSVLIQPDTKSIRMLVKSVATSYLPAMELGRRRCRSGDQLPSDATDEDWERRRRERRRTRAHLPNEVDQDLSDPLRPGEVYTFQVAFTNPLYDPIQIRLGNAHQARHAVPVNHHVHIPTAHFTVGALKEAWAYDDEDEDDTGAEADDSAADEARKSSRLSLGGSSLRHRSTRDVGVEKKGNVTKVGLEVEIRPGAEKGPVEFDLEVRFTYRADDDGGGGKDGGGKEEYKTFTFWVRVCAGNIA; this comes from the exons ATGGCCCAGCCCATCCTCTACCACTGTGCGCACCTCGAgacgccccgcgcgccgctcccagCAGGCTACGTCTCGTCCTTTGCCGACTTTGCCCCGCTCGACCGGCTCTACTTTTGCGAGGAATGCGACGCTGTTCGGTGCGAGGGCTGCGTATCTGTCGAGGTCGCCAGCTACTTTTGTCCAAACTGTTTATTCGATGTGCCCGGGTCGAATGTGCGAGGTGACAAGAACCG TCGAGAGATTGGGTGGCTCTTTGACAAGCCGTCGGCGCTAGCAA GCCAACTTCCCAAGGTCTACACCCAGCCTGAGGAAGTGCAGAGCGAGTttgacgcgctcaaggaccaCCTCGACAAGTTTGTGCAGCAATCAGCGCCCCCCACACGAGCCCAGGCGCACAAGAGAACGCCATCACGTCATATTGCCCAGTTGACGCAGGCAGCCCAGCGCGCCTTAAGACGAGATGTTCCCGGCCTCACACGGCATCGGGCACGCGTCCCAGGCAAGGACGAGAAGATTGAGAAGGCGGGCTGGGACGAACTAGCCCCTTACACGGCCAAGGGTTCGTGGCGGCAAGATGGACTCGAGCGTGGAACACAGGACGTCGATGACATGATGTCGATTGAGGGAGAGGAAGTGGCGACTCTGGACAAGAGGTGGGCAAGCAGCCGACAGCCCGCAATAATGTCAAG CGAGACGGTGCCGCAACGCATCCGTCTGCAGACCAAGCTGAACAAGCGGTGCCCACACCCCACATGTCGCTCGGTTCTCATCCAGCCCGACACCAAGAGCATTCGCATGCTCGTCAAGAGTGTCGCGACCAGCTATCTTCCGGCCATGGAGCTGggacgccgccgatgccgctcAGGGGATCAGCTGCCGTCGGACGCGACCGACGAAGACTGGgagcgacgtcggcgcgaaAGGCGTCGTACTCGGGCCCACTTGCCCAACGAAGTGGACCAAGATCTTTCTGATCCTTTGCGTCCCGGAGAAGTG TACACCTTTCAAGTAGCCTTCACCAACCCGCTGTACGATCCGATCCAGATCCGCCTGGGCAACGCGCACCAGGCGCGTCACGCGGTGCCAGTCAACCACCACGTCCACATTCCGACCGCGCATTTCACGGTTGGCGCCCTCAAGGAGGCATGGGCGTATGACGATGAAGATGAGGACGACACTGgtgccgaagccgacgactcggcagCCGACGAGGCACGCAAGTCGTCGCGTCTGAGCCTAGGCGGGTCGTCTCTCCGCCATCGGAGTACGCGTGACGTCGGAGTGGAGAAGAAGGGGAACGTGACCAAGGTCGGGCTCGAGGTTGAGATTCGCCCTGGCGCAGAGAAAGGTCCTGTCGAG TTTGATCTCGAGGTGCGATTCACCTAccgtgccgacgacgacggcggcggcggcaaggacggaGGAGGCAAGGAGGAATACAAGACGTTTACATTTTGGGTTCGTGTGTGCGCCGGCAACATTGCATAG